Part of the Triticum urartu cultivar G1812 chromosome 2, Tu2.1, whole genome shotgun sequence genome, TCACCAACAACAGTCAATGAAGTTCCAGTTGGAAGAACCCTTTCAGTTCGCTTTACTCCGAGCATCTACAATGATTAATGCTAAATTATGAATAGCAATCCTATAAGCATTGGTCTTGCTCAAAACGTGATTAGACAAACCTTCAGTCCTTGTAAATAATCCAGAGTTCCACGTACAAGAGTCCGCCCTGACTCCTCAAAAACCTCACTGGCAACAGTTAAAATTAACCCTGCCGCAGAACGAGCGCCAACAATATAGACACGCCCAGTGCCATCATCCTGGCGATGAATTATATGTTAGAGAAGAACTGAACTTGCAAGGTATCACAAAATCACAAGATATTATCAAACTAGAAAAACAAATAGTGAATTTAGAACTACAATTTATCTTTCTTTTATGAGCAGTCACTTCGTTTACGTTTATATAACAACTTCGTGTGGTTTAAGCTTATGCATATTCTTCTGTTAAACAAGTATAGGCATATCATCAATACATTAACAATGCCTAAGCTAAGGATTTAACGGCTAAAGTGGGTACTGAGTGCACGTTTTTTTTCAAAATAATACTGTTAGCTGCTCTCGCCATGAGCCATCCAAGCACATAGGACCGCATATAGGTGCTAATTGATACCAAATATTTTACAGTTTCGTTTTATCCGTGAAGAATAGATGATTTAACATCACCAGCCAAGCTTAGTTTTGTGCTATATATACTAGACTTAGCAACCATGCCCACAGTTTTGGCCATTCATTCTAACACATTTTCTCACCTATAGCACTATCTTAGCAGGTAGGGATGCATATGCTCTTCTTTGCTATAAATCTGGTCTACAAACAGAGAAGGTAGTCTAGACTCCAGAGTACAAACAGAGGGAGGTTATAACCCAAGCTTTGCAGAAATAAACTTCTAGATAATTCCAAGTTTGGACACATAATAGGAATAATCAAACTAAGGCTAAATTAAACTGCATGTATTGACAGAGCAACAACAAAAAAACTAGAACACATTACCAGGTACCATGGAACCTCTTTGCTAACAGAAAGCATCACAGCAGAATCTTGAATCCAGGATCCAGCATCATTGTGCTTCAGGAAGTGTTGCTCTGCCTACAAAGAACAAAAAGTTAGCATAGTGCCACAATTACCAACAACAAACCCATCTACTAATAACAGAAACAACAAATCAGTAGCTACCGTTTCCTCGACTATTACACCTCTCATACCACTTTGTTGGCATATAAGTGGTGTATCTGAACTAACTCGCCCAGAAACCGCCACTACAAGTGGCAGGACTTTACTTGCAGTGTCCAAGATAGCAGCTGTTCAAGAGAGAGAAGAAATGTTAAAACATATCCCCTTTTTGCGTATTTAACCAAGTATACCAAATGATAATCTCCGTAGAAAGTATATATCACATGTAAAGCATGCTGATAAGAAAGGTCTAGCTCTTGACCATATCTGAAGTAAATGCTGGACTTTAACCATATTAAAGCCATAGTTAAAAAAGGCAAGCCTAGATGTGCGCTTTTGAATGCCTAGGTGCTGGGCAAAAGCAGTACGCTTAGCGCTTAATCACACTAGGCATGCCTATGCGCTTGTGCGTCAGCAGAACACCTAGCTCGTATTCATGCTAAGCATGCACTTAGGCGATATAGGCACTAGACAGAGGCAAAACTAGGAATTGCGCCAATCGCTTTTTTGAACTTTGTTTAAAGCCAACAAGATAAATCCAGCACTCTTGGATTTTGCAGAAGAACAAATTATGCTGCCGTGGAGACAGTGGTGACAAACATGGGCGGAGCCAGCAGGTATTCATGTTGGTCTCACGAGTCATGACCAGCCAGCTCATTTGCCAAAAACATCCAGAGTAGTTCGGCGGCCCAATGAAAATTAGCAAAAGCCTACATAAAGCAAAACTCGGTCTAAAAACGCAGGCCTGCACCGGCTAGACCCAGGACCTGCTACATGTGTCTATGTCCTGCTTCTTCCGAGCAGCACAGAGGTGATCAAGCCATCAATGGAAAAAACTATTGGGACCTTCCCATGTTTCTCTTGCTCAAACAGCCTCACATTCTCACCTGATGCCTGCTCTGAACCTGAAAACGGAGCCACGGCGGCCAGCGGACATGGCAACGGGCAAAGGGAGGCAGTCACAGCAGGCAAGCAGGAAGCAAGCTGAGCAGGTGACACGGCGGCTGGGCGAGCAATGCGGGGGCGAAGCGCAGTGCACATTCACGGTTTCCAGCGGCTGGTCAGTCGGCCGCACGGCAGCTGGGCAGCAACACTGCAGCAATGGGCAGGGCCATGGTGCCAGCCGCTGAGGGCGACAGGACGGTGGCAGGTAGTAAGCACTAGCAACCAATGCCTACGTTAGTATATCTCAGTGAGTTCATGCAAGGGTAAGGATAAAAAATTTAATTACTAGCTCCCTTGCTAGCTGATACTTGCTAATTTGGGTTGTCTTCACTGTTGTGCACCCCCAACAAATTTAGGCAATCAATTTAATTTTGAAAATTGTCAATTTCAATTTATCTACTGAACTTATGATAACATGAGGCTTTCTTAAGCATATATAGTGCCTCTGGACAAATATTGCCGTTGATATTAAAAGAAGAAGTTGTTAAGTGTAAACGCCCAATGAAAATTTCCTGGCTCCACCACTGGCGACAGTGGTCAATTTGAActgcaaaaacgtcttacatttcAGGACAGAGGTAGTACTTATCTACCTACAAACCCAAAGAAACCACCAATGATCCAAACCAGGTACTCCCTCCGATGCAAAAAAAAATAAGTGTCGTGGCTTTAGTTCAGGTTTGAACTAAAGCTGAACTAAAGCCACGGCACTTTTTTGGATCGGAGGAAGTGCCATTTTACCAACAGATGCACAAAATATCACCACGAGCTGCAAACCAAATCACCGACATGGGAGGCTAGGATCAGATTAGCTCAGAGCAGTAGCACCCGCCGAAAACTAGAGCTCAAGTAATTGCTACTCCTGAAGCCAATCAAACAACCTACAACAGAGTGACAGACCAAACCCTAGCTCACCCACCCAAATCCTTCAGGCTGCCGGTCCTCGCCACCGATCGCAGCACCTCCGCGTCCCTGAGTCAGCAGCAAAGCCACCACCAATCAGCACCCCAGAAATCGCCAAGAAGGAAACGATTTCTCTCTATACAAAAAAAAATATTCCTCACCTCCCGCTGCTCCTCCCGAGGAGATACAGCGCCGCGGCGCTGAGGCAGCACCCGACCCCTCCCCACGGGACCAACATCTCGCGCGGAGAAATCGTCCCGCGAGCGGCAGATCCGGCGCGCGGGAACGGACGGCGGGCCGGCGGGCGGGATTCCGGCGAAGCTGCAGCTACGGATTTTTATTTTAGGGCAAGGATTACGGCGAGGTGGGCAAGGCACTGGATACCATACCGGAAGCGGAAGCAGACGGCAATGGTCATGGTCATGGtctgtgggtcccacctgtcattcACTGCTTTGCTGAGACGTGGGGCAGACGGTCGGATAAGCGCGCCAGCGTGGAGCCCACGGCGACCGACGCGCCGGATGGCGTCCGTGGTCAGATCTGAGCCGTCTAATTTTTGATCGTGGAAACTGCCCAAGCTCTTTGGCTTACATGTGGGGCCAGGCAAGGAAACCAGGTTCATTTCGCTGCTCGTGGGTCCGTGCTAGGGTTTAACGTttaagacgaggaggaggaggtttccccggcggcggcggcggcggcggcgaaatCCAAACCCAGCCATGGAGGAGAAGCCGAGCCTCTCGTCGGCGCTGTTCGCCGGCACCCGCTTCGACCGCAAGCGCTTCGCGGGGGACATCGCACGGTTCCGGACGGGCGCGCAGCCTGCTGCCCCCGCTCCCACGACCCCCGACGCGGCGCCGCCGGGCCCGGAGAAGAAGCGGAAGCGCAAGAGCAAGGCCAACGCGAAGAAGAacagcaagaagaagaagaagcgcgCCGACGGGGCCGCCTCCGCGTCCGGTGAGGCTTCGATTCCTGCCTGTTTGGTGCTTGGAGTGGCTGCGCTCGTGGTTTGAGTCCGGTTGGGTTTGTTTCTGCAGATGCTGTGGAGGGGTTCAGCGTGTTCAAAGGGGCGGAGGCGAAGGAGGCTGCGGAGGAGTCTGTGGAGGTTGAGGTTAGGGAGGACGAGGACTCGGCCGTCGTGAGGCGGCGGAAGGAGGCAGAGAGGGAAATCGAGGTAACGGTGTTTTGCAATGCACCAATGTTCGTAATCATGGTTCAGTAGTATATGTTTTTATTTTGGTAAGAAAATTCTGTTGAGCTGAATTAGTAATCATTATAGGTTATTTTGCAACACAAAGCTCTGTATATGTAAATATCTGGTGAGCAAAGTGGTTTTGTTATGATTCCAGCACGGTCTTGATTGAATTGAAAATAGTGGTAGAGTTTGACTTATGATTGGTTTGTTTGCAAACTGTAACCACTGAACTGTTGTATTTTAATATTTTGTGTTTGTTTCTAGAGAGCTGCCATTCTTCGGAAGAGGTATGACATCCACATTTCGGGACATAATGTTCCAGCACCACTGGAGAGCTTTGAAGAACTGGTTTCAAGGTTAGCATTTTTGTCACTGTGGATTATTGACATGCTGCACTGCAGCAACATCAAAATCAGGTCTTTAAGTAATCATTTGAAGCTGTTAAGCTGAGCCTCTTTTACTTGTGCACTAGGTATGACTGTGATTCATATTTGGTTGGGAACTTGTCAAAACTTGGGTTTCAAGAACCTACACCTATCCAGAGGCAGGCCATTTCTATTCTTCTTTCAGTGAGTGATTGTTTGCTCTCTTTTGGACTTAGTCCCCTTGGCATGGAAAAATATACGTAGTTGTTTACACTAATTATTTTGTATTGCTTGCTTCAGGGCAGGGAGTGCTTTGCTTGTGCACCTACAGGCTCTGGCAAGACACTGGCATTCCTGCTCCCGATGCTTATGAAAATCAAGGTATTAATCTTCATGGTATTGTGTAATGTTGTTTAGATTTGTTGGACATGCTTTATGATGAGTATATTGTTCTAATAGCCAGGGTCTAAAGGATGTGTGAAGGCTGTTATTCTTTGCCCGACAAGGGAATTGGCAGCACAGACTACGAGAGAGTGCAAGAAGTTGGCAAAAGGGAGGAAGTTTGGTGTCAAACTAATGACCAAAGATCTGTCACAAGATGGCAATTTCAAGGATATGCACTGCGACATCCTTGTATCCACCCCACTTCGTTTGGACCATGCTATACGAAAGAGAGACCTTGACTTAAGTAGGTCTGTGATCATGTTATGATTTTTTCTGTTTAGCTATTTAGCATATTACAATTATTTTGATATAAATATAATGTTTTAATTGCACTCCAGATATATTGTGATCCTTTTTTTGTTTGATCATAATTGTTACTTGGGGTTCCAATTAATAACATTTTCATCGACACTAAATGATTGTATGGGTACACAGATAGTACTTACATTACAAATGGTAAATTTTAGCGAAATGAAAAGAAATTAAGTTGATCAGAAAAACTGTGGCTGTTAAGTGATTTCATTTGTCAAGAAATACTGAATAACCTGCATTACGTTCATTTCTAGTGAATTTGTTTCAGAATCAAAACATAACAAGACCAAATCAGCTACCTTTATTGATTTATTCTCTGTTCCATACCATCTTGGTCATTTGTGTTGTCATGTGATTTACCGAGGAGCCATGAATTTGCATTTTGCTTAAGCATTTTCTTTCAGATCTGCGCAAAGTTCAGCAATAACACATAACTGCCTCATGCAGGGTGGAGTACCTTGTGTTGGATGAATCTGATAAACTTTTTGAGCTTGGATTCGTCGAAGTAATTGATTCAATTGTCAAAGCATGCTCAAACCCTTCAATAATTCGTTCTTTGTTTAGTGCCACATTGCCTGAAACAATAGAGGCTCTTGCACGTACAATAATGCATGATGCTGTTCGGATCATTGTGGGACGAAAGTGAGTATCCTATTCTTGTGAACTAGCAGATCTATTTTGCATGAGATATTTTCATAATGTAATTTTCAACTTGCAGGAATTCAGCTTCCTCAATGATCAAGCAAAGGTTGATTTTTGCTGGAACGGAGAGGGGGAAGTTGATAGCTCTTCGCCAAAGCTTTGCAGAAGTATGTGTGATCTTTCACTCGCAGTTTCTTTCTCCTGGTTTCCATGCATTGTGTTGTTTTAGAACTGGTATGTACTGGCCATGCCAAACCAGCAGACTGCAGCCTAATGCATACCCACATATAAGTAGCAAAACTAAGCCCTATTGTGTTGCTCGTAGCTGTAAACTCACTATGTGCAAAGTACTTAAAATGTCGAACACTTGAACTGCACATTGTCCTTATTAAAAAGGAGTCTGTGTGTGTGTTTTGAAACTTACTGTTGTTGTATTGTCTTCAATtgcagtctctgaatcctccggTATTGGTCTTTGTTCAAAGCAAAGAGAGGGCAAAAGAGCTCTACAGGGAGCTGGTATATGACGACATTAGAGTTGATGTAATTCATGGAGACCTTACTGAAGAGCAGGTATTACTTTTGCATAATTTACCGATACTTATTTTGATTACTGTTCCTGTAGCTTTCTGTTATCACTGGTTTAATACTGTTGACATCAGGCTCGCTGACTGAATTCTGTATTTCCTTGCTTTTAGCGTCAAGATGCTGTTGACAACTTGAGAGCTGGAAAAAGCTGGGTGCTAATAGCAACAGAGGTTCTTGCGCGGGGAATGGATTTCAAAGGTGTCAACTGTGTAATCAACTATGATTTCCCTGAGTCCGCGTCTGCCTACATTCACAGAATAGGTAAGAAAGATATTGTGCTCTCTTCCGCCTGGACACCGTCGTTGCAATAAGTTTCTAAATCCCTTCCATTGTTATATTCTAGGACGGTCTGGAAGAGCAGGCAGATCAGGGGAGGCGATCACGTTCTTCACTGAGGAGGACAAGCCTTTCCTGCGGAACATCGCCAACGTGCTGGTATCTTCGGGCTGCGAGGTCCCTTCGTGGATGGTGGCGTTGCCCAAGCTCAAGAGCAGGAAGCACAGGGTGGACAGGGACCGCATCTCCTTTTTAACCGACGAAGATTGAGAGTGATCTTGTGTAACCGTAACAATTTTGTAGAGATGACACGTTTGGCCTCGGTTTTCCCCGTTTGAATGCCTGGTGCGTGCATCATTCAGCTTTCCTGACTAAAACCTGATATGGGCGTATGCATCCGAGCATATCTTTTGTGATTTGCTACAGTTTTAGTGCACTGGCTGTACGACTGTCATTTCACTCCTAATCACAACTCGTCGGCTGATTTTTCAACATCAGAGGACACCATTGATGCAATAATCCTACATCTATGGGCAGACAAATTTGACCTGTGGATGAAAAGAATTCACAAAATGAACTCCTTGAAAATTTTTGAACAATTAGACGTCATATCATATTATGCAGCGCCTGGTTGACAGGCGCTACACGCCTGGCTACGTCACATTTCAGGCTGCCTAAAAATTACTAAATTAGTGTGCAATGGCTGAGTGTTTAGGCGCTGCACTAACTAATTTTTTGACGAAAAACAGCTGGAGCTGATTTAATTAATTAAGCGAAGAGCCAAAGATGGCTGCACTAATGTCTAGTGCAGTGTGCGACCCGACGCGCTCGTTCTTGTCGTGGTTTGATGGATTCGTTTCCCAACCGACCGTCTCTGGTCTGGTCACGTGTGCGGCGCTGCAAATGCATGTTTTTCTCTTGTACTACAAAATCAAGCACTTCGCTGTGATCACTTTGATTCATGAAGTGATGATAGGATAGGTGAAAAGGCTGGAGCAAAGGAGCAGCCCGTCAGCCACCAGTACAATCAAACGACGATAAGAACGTTGCGGTCACTAGTGTGTCTAGGCGCTACACTGACTTAGCAATGTTTAAGCAGTTCGCGATGCGACGCTGACCAAGCATGTAGCGTGTGGTAGTCATACGCTGCACAGTGTAGTGTGGCGTCTAACTGTCGGACGTTATATTAAAGTGTCAGTTAGATGATTTTTTTCGTCAACAACAGTTCACTTTGTGAATTCTTTTCGTCCACAGGTCAAATATATCGTTTTTGCCCCTCTACCCCCCACCGCACACACAACCCACACCACCCACCTGAACTTCATTCGGGGGGCCCCTTCCCTCCCCCTATTTTCATTCCTAAGCCTCCATGTTACCATGTGCGTTTGTAGATATATTTTTTTGTAGAGTTGTCGACGGAAACGTCCCCTCCCACTGAATGCGTATTgtcggaaatcctgaaataaatttatAAATAAAATGCGAGCACCAAATCTTAAATCCTGGTGGACTGAAGGTAGcacagtccctctaaccatccaaccatagGTTGGTTTGCCAGATGATGTATTTTTATTTGGTCCAAATGTTGCAAATTTCCCCGCAAAACCAAAAATCCGCCTCGCTGAAGTTTCCCGGCAACCACACGCTGATTCCGGCTGGATCTCGCAATTGTTTCCCCGCAACCACCCGTCGCTGTTTCCGTACCTAATCGACAGTGAGCTATTCAGACAGGTCGCAAGCGCTAACATACAGTGGCTGAGAGAACTTGTGCACAGTAGCTAGTGACGACGACGAAAACAACCGAGCCTCCTGTCAACAGGTAGAGTCAGTTCTTTATCTTACACATGCGTACAGACCCCTTCGATCTCTCCTGCCTCACATGCCTAAACTATAAAAACACGCTGGTTCATATTCCCTTGCCTACTTGTTGGCATGTACTAGTATTGAAAGCTTTACTGAACGCCAAAGCCACTTGGTAGCACTAAGTTTTTTTTTGAGGGGTTTGCCAAATCTTTATTGATCCACATGAATGTTTAGAGGATACAAATTGGGTCATGAGGCGAAGTAAGCCACAAATAGTGAGCTTGATCGAGCGAGAAAGCGATTTTGGTAAGTTTGTGAGCTTCATAATTTTGCCTTCAAAGACAAAGCTACAACATTTTGGTCACAAGAACACGGCGACTGACATGGAAGGACCATCTCAAGCCGATCAAGGGAAAGCCCTCCAAGCACGACTGACGGCTCCCCAGATCTACAACCCGACACACGGGGGAAGCTGATAGCGTCAACGACTACCTACTTGAAGCCACCCTTTCACAAAGGAAGGGGACCGAAGAACAGAATAGCTACCTATTAGCATTTGCATGTGCACCTCTCCTTCCTCTCAAACCCTGGATTCACCCTTATTCTGAGTGGTTCTTGTATCGGATATGTGTTGTTGTCTAGTGTATCGCTGGAGAATTTCAATTGTCTGGCACTTTTCTTATGATTGCATTGGTGGAACCGTCCAACCTAACAACGACGTGTTAGGGCTTTTTGTATCCCTCCTTGGTCTGCCTTCACCGTACCATTTCTTGGTTGCTCAGTTCTCTATTTGCATCATTCAAGCTaggaaactgaaggaaatatgtcctagaggcaataataaagttattatttatttccttatatcatgataaatgtttattattcatgctagaattgtattaaccggaaacatgatacatgtgtgaatacatagacaaacagagtgtcactagtatgcctctacttgactagctcgttgatcaaagatggtcatgtttcctagccatagacaaagagttgtcatttgattaacgggatcacatcattaggagaatgatgtgattgacttgacccattccgttagcatagcacttgatcgtttagtttattgctattgctttcttcatgacttatacatgttcctatgactatgagattatgcaactcctgtttaccggaggaacactttgtgtgctaccaaacgtcacaacgtaactgggtgattataaaggtgctgtacaggtgtctccgaaggtacttgttgggttggcgtatttcgagattaggatttgtcactccgattgtcggagaggtatctctgggcccactcggtaatgcacatcactataagccttgcaagcattgcaactaatgagttagttgcgggatgatgtattacggaacgagtaaagagacttgccagtaacgagattgaactaggtattgagatatcgacgatcgaatctcgggcaagtaacattaccgatgacaaagggaacaacgtatgttgttatgcggtttgaccgataaagatcttcgtagaatatgtaggagccaatatgagcatctaggttccgctattggttattgaccggagacgtgtctcggtcatgtctacatagttctcgaacccgtagggtccgcacgcttaaagttcgatgatggttatattatgagtttatgtgttttgatgtaccgaaggagttcggagtcccggatgagatcgagtacatgacgaggagtctcgaaatggtcgatatgtaaagatcgatatattggacgactatattcggacatcggaaaggttccgagtgatttgggtattttcgggagttacgggaattcgtattgggccttaatgggccatacgggaaaggagagaaaggcctcaaagggtggccgcacccctccccatgggctggtccgaattggactagggaggggggcgcccccttccttccttctccttttcccttccctttccttccctcctactcctactacttggaagggctcctagttctactaggaaagggggaatcctactcccggtgggagtaggacgcccctagggcgcgccatagagagggccggccctccccctcctccactcctttatatacgggggcagggggcatcccaaagacacacaagttgatcttcgtgatcgttccttagccgtgtgcggtgcccccttccaccatattccacctcggtcatatcgtagcggtgcttcggcgaagccctgcgtcggtagaacatcatcaccatcatcacgccgtcgtgctgacgaaactctccctcaacactcggctggatcggagttcgagggacgtcaccaagttgaacgtgtgcggaactcggaggtgccgtacgttcggtacttggatcggtcggatcgggaagacgtacgactacttcctctacgttgtgtcaacacttctgttgccggtctacgagggtatgtagacaacactctcccctctcgttgctatgcatcaccatgatcttgtgtgtgcgtaggaattttttttgaaattactatgttccccaacagtggcatttgagccaggttttatgcgttgatgtaatatgcacgagtagaacacaagtgagttgtgggcgatataagtcatactgctcaccagcatgtcacactttggttcggcggtattgttggatgaagcggcccggaccgacattaggcgtacgcttacgtgagactggttctaccgacgtgctttgcacacaggtggctggcgggtgtcagtttctccaattttagttgaaccgagtgtggctacgcccggtccttgcgaaggttaaaacagcaacaacttgacaaactatcgttgtggttttgatgcgtaggtaagaacggttcttgctaagcccgtagcagccacgtaaaacttgcaacaacaaagtagaggacgtctaacttgttttgcagggcatgttgtgatgtgatatggtcaagacatgatactaaattttattgtaAGAGATGATCATGTtatgtaaccgagttatcggcaactggcaggagccatatggttgtcgctttattgtatgcaatgcaatcaccctgtaatgctttactttatcactaagcggtagcgatagtcatagaagcataagattggcgaaacgacaacgatgctacgatggagatcaaggtgtcgcgccggtgacgatggtgatcatggaggtgcttcggagatggagatcacaagcacaagatgatgatggccatatcatatcacttatattaattgcatgtgatgtttatcttttatgcatcttatcttgctttgattgacggtagcattataagatgacccctcactaaattatcaaaatataagtgttctccctgagtatgcaccgttgtgaaagttcttcgtgctgagacaccacatgatgatggggtgtgataggctctacgttcaaatacaacggatgcaaaatagttgcacacgcggaatactcaggttaaacttgacgagcctag contains:
- the LOC125535967 gene encoding E3 ubiquitin-protein ligase SP1-like, with the protein product MLVPWGGVGCCLSAAALYLLGRSSGRDAEVLRSVARTGSLKDLAAILDTASKVLPLVVAVSGRVSSDTPLICQQSGMRGVIVEETAEQHFLKHNDAGSWIQDSAVMLSVSKEVPWYLDDGTGRVYIVGARSAAGLILTVASEVFEESGRTLVRGTLDYLQGLKMLGVKRTERVLPTGTSLTVVGEAIKDDVGTIRIQRPHKGPFYASPKSIDQLILNLGKWAKLYQLASMGFAAFGVFLLAKRALDHFLQRKRQREFHKKARAAAAQRQARDAEGGNGTSDGEPKKDQLVLEICVICLEQEYNAVFVPCGHMCCCMNCSSHVTNCPLCRRRIDQAVRTFRH
- the LOC125535965 gene encoding DEAD-box ATP-dependent RNA helicase 57-like encodes the protein MEEKPSLSSALFAGTRFDRKRFAGDIARFRTGAQPAAPAPTTPDAAPPGPEKKRKRKSKANAKKNSKKKKKRADGAASASDAVEGFSVFKGAEAKEAAEESVEVEVREDEDSAVVRRRKEAEREIERAAILRKRYDIHISGHNVPAPLESFEELVSRYDCDSYLVGNLSKLGFQEPTPIQRQAISILLSGRECFACAPTGSGKTLAFLLPMLMKIKPGSKGCVKAVILCPTRELAAQTTRECKKLAKGRKFGVKLMTKDLSQDGNFKDMHCDILVSTPLRLDHAIRKRDLDLSRVEYLVLDESDKLFELGFVEVIDSIVKACSNPSIIRSLFSATLPETIEALARTIMHDAVRIIVGRKNSASSMIKQRLIFAGTERGKLIALRQSFAESLNPPVLVFVQSKERAKELYRELVYDDIRVDVIHGDLTEEQRQDAVDNLRAGKSWVLIATEVLARGMDFKGVNCVINYDFPESASAYIHRIGRSGRAGRSGEAITFFTEEDKPFLRNIANVLVSSGCEVPSWMVALPKLKSRKHRVDRDRISFLTDED